One part of the Humulus lupulus chromosome 9, drHumLupu1.1, whole genome shotgun sequence genome encodes these proteins:
- the LOC133799775 gene encoding uncharacterized protein LOC133799775 codes for MEVCNMVGWNVRGMNKKEMQKAILDVCKENKVGFGALFETKVKHEKIQEVFENNFHNWEYFSSSITSDRILVIWQAKFAKVKILLEDPQLVHCKIKVWSTGGFLCHGGLWNFQDRNGGRQILAKDTTDAQNWMAFGQVDEFKCSGAHFTWSNKHDVGDRIFSKLDRVFTNDYWLDTFPKSEACFKWDYVSDHSYCVIKSQELNKVGFKPFRYCNHWLLHRSYKESVLNSWSSTSGSGGGLNKILQKLLRVKHVLKRFNREVVGDVVLDYKLAKEEFSKAQEDLASNPSDYTLHQAVIQNQQKFSDMLNRYSSFLKQQSKVN; via the exons ATGGAAGTTTGCAATATGGTAGGGTGGAATGTGAGGGGTATGAATAAAAAAGAAATGCAAAAAGCTATTCTTGATGTTTGTAAGGAGAATAAGGTTGGTTTTGGAGCTCTTTTTGAGACTAAGGTGAAACATGAGAAGATACAAGAGGTCTTTGAGAATAATTTCCATAATTGGGAATATTTTTCTAGTTCTATCACCTCTGATAGGATTTTGGTTATTTGGCAAGCTAAGTTTGCGAAGGTCAAAATTTTGCTCGAGGATCCTCAACTAGTTCACTGCAAGATAAAAGTGTGGTCAACAGGAGGTTTTCTTTGCCACGGTGGTTTATGGAA CTTCCAGGATAGGAATGGTGGGAGACAAATCTTAGCTAAAGATACTACTGATGCTCAAAACTGGATGGCTTTCGGCCAAGTGGATGAATTCAAGTGCTCTGGAGCGCACTTTACTTGGTCTAACAAGCATGATGTAGGAGACCGGATTTTTTCCAAGCTAGATCGAGTTTTTACTAATGACTATTGGCTGGACACTTTCCCAAAATCAGAAGCTTGCTTCAAATGGGACTATGTTTCAGACCATAGCTACTGTGTGATTAAAAGCCAGGAGTTGAACAAGGTGGGGTTCAAACCCTTTAGATATTGTAATCACTGGTTGCTTCATCGTAGTTACAAAGAGTCTGTTTTGAACAGTTGGAGTTCTACTTCAGGTTCGGGAGGAGGCTTAAACAAGATTCTGCAGAAACTCCTTCGGGTTAAACATGTATTGAAAAGATTTAACAGGGAAGTGGTTGGTGATGTAGTCTTGGATTACAAGTTGGCAAAGGAGGAATTCAGTAAAGCTCAGGAGGACTTGGCTTCTAACCCCTCTGACTATACTCTTCATCAAGCTGTTATTCAAAATCAGCAGAAATTTTCTGATATGCTGAACCGGTACTCTAGTTTTCTCAAGCAGCAAAGTAAAGTTAATTAG